In one Trichlorobacter lovleyi SZ genomic region, the following are encoded:
- the mtaB gene encoding tRNA (N(6)-L-threonylcarbamoyladenosine(37)-C(2))-methylthiotransferase MtaB, whose amino-acid sequence MNRHEPLTGKRFAVATLGCKVNQFETADMIEQMQTAGWQQVKFSEVADLYLINSCTVTARSDAESRRLIRRARRTNPHAKIVATGCYAQVAPADLLNLPDLQPDLVLGNQEKHDLVQHIKQGRHQITDLTSLKASGPLRLTSFAEHTRAFLQIQNGCETGCSYCIVPIARGPSRSVPPPEVLEAVSRLVASGYQEVVLTGIHMGAYGLDLSPPGSLTALVQQLEDQNVVPRLRLGSIEPNELTDELLTLFKKSSRLCHHLHIPLQSGSDSVLQRMGRGYNTSFYANRIVTAAQLLPDAFIAADLIAGFPGETEQEFSETCNFVTSLPLADLHVFPYSTRPGTKAAAMSGHLKPAIIKERAEHLRGIAADKRAAFQHRFIGSVLQILGQRYSVKTGVLTGLSRNYLEVSYQGSTQLLNQEVMVEIQALQNGLLTGRLITPPLR is encoded by the coding sequence ATGAACAGACACGAACCACTGACAGGCAAGCGATTTGCCGTAGCTACACTGGGCTGCAAGGTAAACCAGTTTGAAACCGCGGACATGATCGAACAGATGCAGACAGCTGGATGGCAGCAGGTAAAATTCAGTGAGGTTGCCGACCTGTACCTGATCAACAGCTGTACGGTTACCGCACGCAGTGACGCAGAATCCCGGCGTCTGATCCGGCGTGCCCGACGGACCAACCCCCATGCCAAGATTGTTGCCACCGGCTGTTACGCCCAGGTTGCACCGGCTGACTTGCTCAACCTGCCTGATCTGCAACCGGATCTGGTGCTGGGCAATCAGGAAAAACATGATCTGGTACAGCATATCAAGCAGGGCAGGCACCAGATCACCGACCTGACCAGCCTGAAAGCAAGCGGTCCACTGCGGCTCACCAGCTTTGCCGAGCATACCCGTGCCTTTCTGCAGATTCAGAACGGATGCGAGACCGGCTGCAGCTACTGCATTGTGCCGATAGCCCGTGGACCGAGCCGCTCCGTCCCCCCCCCTGAAGTATTGGAGGCCGTTAGCCGCCTGGTTGCTTCAGGCTATCAGGAGGTGGTCCTGACCGGCATCCATATGGGCGCCTACGGCCTTGACCTTTCCCCTCCCGGCTCCCTGACAGCTCTGGTGCAACAGCTGGAGGACCAGAATGTCGTACCGCGCTTGCGCCTTGGCTCGATTGAGCCAAATGAGCTGACGGATGAACTGCTGACCCTGTTTAAAAAATCGTCGCGGCTCTGTCATCACCTGCATATACCGCTGCAAAGCGGTTCTGACAGCGTACTGCAACGAATGGGGCGCGGCTACAACACCAGCTTTTATGCCAACCGGATTGTAACTGCGGCGCAGTTGCTACCTGATGCCTTTATCGCAGCAGACCTGATTGCCGGTTTTCCTGGTGAAACAGAACAGGAGTTTAGCGAGACCTGCAACTTTGTTACATCACTGCCACTGGCTGATCTGCATGTCTTCCCCTACTCCACCCGCCCAGGCACCAAGGCAGCTGCCATGTCAGGCCATCTCAAACCAGCCATCATCAAAGAGCGGGCTGAGCACTTACGTGGCATAGCTGCAGATAAACGGGCAGCATTTCAGCACCGTTTTATCGGCAGTGTGCTTCAGATCCTTGGACAGCGTTACAGTGTAAAGACAGGCGTGCTAACCGGACTCTCACGCAACTACCTTGAGGTCAGTTATCAAGGATCAACGCAGCTACTCAATCAGGAAGTTATGGTGGAGATACAGGCACTGCAGAATGGCCTGTTAACCGGCAGACTGATCACACCACCCCTACGGTAA
- a CDS encoding chemotaxis protein CheV — MAATTALDEALKRTNLSRSNQMEMLTFRLSDGQLYGINVFKIIEILESPRRFDRMPHADQAVKGAVDFRGKPIVAIDLSEALGMEPVPFDQQLAYLIICEYSQQLNAFIVASPETLITRGWDEIHKPDGIQARSLVAIAYSDTGETILLLDIEGILAEVVGYTSEVTDELASRGAALKNLQILLVDDSRTALAMMQQTLNHLGMTHTSQPSAVHALAWLEERDQRGEPAFDLIISDIEMPGMDGFTFTRNLRSMPAYEKTKIILHSSMSNPTNRLKAEEAGADDFVAKFAPNELAEHIFTVLELEQSDDDFFITPGET, encoded by the coding sequence ATGGCGGCGACAACAGCCCTTGATGAAGCCCTGAAACGGACCAATCTCTCCCGCTCAAACCAGATGGAAATGTTGACCTTCCGCTTAAGCGACGGGCAACTTTACGGCATCAACGTCTTCAAGATTATCGAGATTCTGGAAAGTCCCCGCCGTTTTGACCGGATGCCCCACGCCGATCAGGCAGTCAAGGGGGCGGTTGACTTCAGGGGCAAGCCGATTGTTGCCATTGACCTTTCTGAGGCTCTGGGCATGGAACCGGTGCCGTTTGACCAGCAACTGGCCTACCTGATTATCTGCGAATACAGCCAACAACTGAACGCCTTTATTGTGGCCTCACCGGAGACCCTGATTACCCGTGGTTGGGATGAAATCCATAAGCCGGATGGTATTCAGGCCCGTTCGCTGGTGGCTATTGCCTACAGTGACACCGGTGAAACCATTCTGCTGTTGGATATAGAGGGAATTCTTGCTGAAGTGGTGGGATACACATCGGAAGTGACCGATGAGCTTGCCAGCCGTGGTGCTGCGCTGAAAAATTTACAGATTCTGTTGGTGGATGATTCCCGGACCGCCCTGGCCATGATGCAGCAGACCCTGAATCATCTGGGGATGACACATACCTCTCAGCCTTCTGCGGTACATGCTCTTGCCTGGCTTGAAGAACGGGATCAGCGGGGAGAACCGGCCTTTGACCTGATTATTTCTGATATTGAGATGCCGGGGATGGATGGCTTTACCTTTACCCGCAACCTGAGGAGCATGCCAGCCTATGAGAAGACCAAGATTATACTGCACAGCTCCATGAGCAACCCCACCAACCGGTTAAAGGCGGAAGAGGCAGGGGCTGACGACTTTGTTGCCAAGTTTGCCCCAAATGAGCTGGCAGAACACATTTTCACTGTCTTAGAGCTGGAACAGTCAGACGATGATTTCTTTATTACCCCAGGCGAAACATGA
- a CDS encoding PaaI family thioesterase, whose amino-acid sequence MDVVDDGHCFICGKDNPIGLKAQFIIDPEQRRAETTVQIPEHFQGWQGITHGGIISALLDEICAQACMGTGMQVVTSELKLRYRAPVPTGSTIRVIGEVVGERRRLVDAKGRAELDGKVVAEAEVIMFRLG is encoded by the coding sequence ATGGACGTTGTTGACGATGGCCACTGTTTTATCTGCGGCAAAGACAACCCGATCGGGCTGAAGGCACAGTTTATCATAGATCCTGAACAGCGGAGGGCTGAAACCACGGTGCAGATCCCTGAGCATTTTCAGGGCTGGCAGGGGATTACCCATGGCGGGATCATCTCTGCCTTGCTGGATGAGATTTGTGCTCAGGCTTGTATGGGGACCGGCATGCAGGTGGTGACCAGTGAACTGAAGCTGCGCTACCGAGCTCCGGTTCCCACCGGCTCAACCATCAGGGTGATCGGTGAGGTGGTTGGTGAACGTCGCCGGCTGGTGGATGCAAAGGGCAGGGCAGAACTGGATGGCAAAGTAGTGGCTGAGGCAGAGGTGATCATGTTTCGCCTGGGGTAA